In one window of Pseudooceanicola aestuarii DNA:
- a CDS encoding ChaN family lipoprotein, giving the protein MSARPWYSPATGAPLSHVGALDILAQAPIVLLGEQHDIAAIHRWQLHVAAGLLARRPLVLGFEMFPARLDPVLAEWVDGRLDEDTFLARAEWNKVWGFPAELYLPLFRFCRETGTAMVGLNCRRDLVREVGRDGWAAIPEDAREGLTPAAPSPRAYRDDLFRMVAGSGAARGAVDGRDPAFDRFVRAQEVWDRAFATRLATATDHPGAPQVVGIIGQGHLHWGGGVSHQLASLGHPGSCVAVPRPRSAASLPAGAADLVALLPD; this is encoded by the coding sequence ATGAGCGCCCGGCCCTGGTACAGCCCGGCCACCGGCGCGCCGCTGTCGCATGTCGGGGCGCTGGACATCCTTGCGCAGGCGCCGATCGTCCTGCTGGGCGAACAGCACGACATCGCCGCGATCCACCGCTGGCAATTGCATGTCGCCGCAGGTCTGCTGGCCCGCCGTCCCCTGGTCCTGGGGTTCGAGATGTTTCCGGCCCGGCTGGACCCGGTGCTGGCCGAATGGGTCGACGGCAGGCTGGACGAGGACACGTTCCTGGCCCGCGCCGAATGGAACAAGGTCTGGGGGTTCCCCGCCGAACTGTATCTGCCGCTGTTCCGCTTTTGCCGGGAGACGGGCACCGCGATGGTCGGGCTGAACTGCCGCCGCGATCTGGTGCGCGAGGTCGGGCGCGATGGCTGGGCGGCCATCCCCGAAGATGCGCGGGAGGGTCTGACCCCTGCCGCCCCCTCCCCCCGCGCCTATCGCGACGACCTGTTCAGAATGGTCGCTGGCAGCGGTGCCGCGCGCGGGGCCGTGGATGGCCGGGATCCGGCCTTCGACAGGTTCGTGCGCGCACAGGAGGTCTGGGATCGGGCCTTCGCCACCCGTCTTGCCACCGCAACGGATCATCCCGGCGCGCCGCAGGTGGTGGGCATCATCGGCCAGGGGCACCTGCACTGGGGCGGCGGCGTCTCGCATCAATTGGCCAGCCTTGGGCACCCCGGCAGCTGCGTTGCCGTACCCCGCCCTCGCAGCGCCGCCTCCCTGCCTGCGGGCGCCGCCGACCTGGTCGCCCTGTTGCCGGACTGA
- a CDS encoding tyrosine-type recombinase/integrase has product MSTNQTTTQERPANRASRKVRLTDIFARNIKPTGKRQTISDNVCQGLSLRVGAKGTKTWAYMGRDCHGKSRTVTIGRYPEVPLKAARQKADQLRGVFAVPESLAEHLKPAAVIDDVTLFQLLLEAESKFSATKQIWRQRGKTSDASTARQVISTVFGEMLHRPARELTVEKASELAHSYKPKSKSRTGKTSANGQAAKALAYLRTVFNWASHRTPRFVKVGAGRKPQLLLADLLAVQDPSIDDPKITGERDRVLSVAELRCLLQYLTVPETNSEEWWKVDLRPIAQKFILLTLSRREEVEAARWADVCFDECVWTKRVKGGREVTHPLSKSAMNLLRSLPGFPNRESDQLIFPNQELGPLGNWNRSKNMLQDLSSIENWHRHDLRRTGATILVLMGVPAEVVDTLLSHKNPMSKDTVSPAIQSYVKLAKEMKGLPNLLRDAVETLAEAIDMIERGEIVTSSQSVR; this is encoded by the coding sequence GTGTCCACGAACCAAACCACCACTCAAGAACGCCCCGCCAACCGCGCAAGTCGAAAGGTAAGGCTTACCGACATCTTTGCCCGGAACATCAAACCGACCGGAAAGCGGCAAACAATTTCAGATAACGTCTGCCAAGGACTGTCTCTACGCGTAGGAGCTAAAGGTACGAAGACCTGGGCCTACATGGGACGTGACTGCCACGGCAAGAGCCGCACCGTAACTATAGGGCGATATCCGGAAGTGCCGTTGAAGGCTGCACGCCAGAAGGCCGACCAACTTCGGGGAGTGTTCGCTGTACCTGAGAGCCTGGCTGAGCACCTGAAACCCGCAGCCGTCATAGATGACGTGACCCTCTTCCAACTTCTATTGGAGGCTGAAAGCAAGTTTAGCGCCACGAAACAGATTTGGAGGCAGCGCGGGAAGACAAGTGACGCATCGACTGCACGCCAGGTTATTTCAACCGTATTCGGTGAGATGTTGCACCGACCCGCGAGAGAGCTGACAGTCGAGAAGGCGTCTGAGCTCGCCCACTCTTACAAACCGAAAAGTAAGAGTCGTACGGGAAAGACATCGGCAAACGGTCAAGCAGCTAAGGCATTGGCCTATCTAAGAACTGTCTTTAACTGGGCTTCTCATAGGACTCCGCGGTTCGTGAAAGTTGGGGCTGGGCGGAAACCACAGCTGCTTCTTGCAGATCTTCTTGCTGTTCAAGATCCGTCAATCGACGATCCAAAGATCACAGGCGAGCGCGATCGGGTGCTCTCCGTGGCAGAGCTTCGTTGCTTGCTACAATATCTAACCGTTCCCGAGACCAATTCGGAAGAGTGGTGGAAGGTAGACCTACGCCCGATCGCTCAAAAATTTATACTTTTGACACTCTCACGACGTGAAGAGGTTGAGGCTGCGCGGTGGGCGGACGTTTGCTTTGACGAGTGCGTCTGGACCAAGCGTGTCAAGGGCGGCCGAGAGGTGACGCACCCATTGTCAAAATCTGCTATGAATCTTCTTAGGTCTCTCCCCGGATTCCCCAATCGTGAAAGCGATCAACTTATCTTTCCAAATCAAGAGCTCGGTCCGCTTGGCAACTGGAACCGATCAAAGAACATGTTGCAAGACCTTTCGAGTATCGAGAACTGGCACCGACACGATCTGCGTCGGACCGGGGCGACAATCTTGGTATTGATGGGCGTGCCAGCAGAGGTCGTTGATACCCTGCTGTCGCACAAAAACCCCATGTCGAAGGACACAGTCAGCCCGGCAATTCAGAGCTATGTGAAACTCGCCAAGGAGATGAAAGGTTTGCCAAATCTTCTTCGAGATGCTGTAGAAACACTCGCCGAAGCAATCGATATGATCGAGCGGGGAGAAATCGTAACGTCGTCCCAATCTGTCCGCTGA
- a CDS encoding GIY-YIG nuclease family protein yields the protein MGNGFTEDDDALLAELGVEVEHKKQVKRTPREERIIAGFEDIQKFVADQGRLPRHSGNGDIFERLYAVRLDRIRELPEALDLLAGLDHGNLLAEAAPAEGAEDLDDDALLAALGVEIEASPITELKHVRSATERKAAEEVANRQKCDDFEKFKPLFEKVQRELDTGARETRPFELKAEIQKGRFFIVEGQKAYVADMGETTLTDQGRTDARLRVIFDNGTESNMLMRSLQRALNKDATGRRITEPVAGPLFSDAVEEGDSTTGTIYVLRSKSDHPLVEANRELVHKIGVTTLPVKKRIAGAQLQPTFLMAQVEVVATYELYNINQTRLENLIHRIFGNAQLDIQIPDRFGRLTSPREWFLVPLFVIDDAVEKIRDGTITNYAYDPEKAELVVR from the coding sequence ATGGGTAACGGGTTCACTGAAGACGACGATGCACTTCTCGCCGAGCTTGGCGTCGAAGTAGAGCACAAAAAGCAAGTGAAACGAACGCCCCGCGAAGAGCGCATCATCGCGGGGTTTGAGGATATTCAGAAGTTTGTCGCCGATCAGGGAAGGCTGCCGCGGCATTCGGGTAACGGAGACATCTTCGAGCGTCTTTATGCAGTACGTCTTGACCGTATCAGGGAGTTACCAGAAGCGCTCGATCTCCTGGCAGGCTTGGATCATGGTAATCTCTTGGCTGAGGCAGCACCAGCCGAGGGCGCTGAAGATCTGGATGACGATGCCCTCTTAGCGGCATTGGGTGTTGAAATCGAAGCCAGCCCGATAACTGAATTGAAACATGTCCGCTCCGCCACAGAACGGAAAGCAGCCGAGGAGGTTGCAAACCGCCAGAAATGTGATGACTTCGAGAAATTCAAACCCCTGTTTGAAAAGGTGCAGCGCGAACTGGACACAGGCGCGCGCGAGACCCGACCATTCGAATTGAAAGCCGAAATTCAGAAGGGGCGCTTCTTCATTGTAGAAGGTCAGAAAGCCTATGTCGCAGATATGGGTGAAACCACGCTCACCGACCAGGGGCGAACCGATGCCCGACTTCGGGTAATCTTCGACAACGGAACTGAAAGCAACATGCTGATGAGGTCGCTTCAACGGGCCCTCAATAAGGATGCGACGGGACGCCGCATTACTGAGCCTGTCGCAGGTCCCTTGTTCTCTGACGCCGTGGAAGAGGGAGACAGTACAACTGGGACAATTTATGTTCTGCGCAGCAAGTCTGACCACCCATTGGTGGAAGCCAATCGTGAACTCGTTCACAAGATCGGCGTGACCACGTTGCCAGTGAAAAAGAGGATCGCAGGCGCCCAACTTCAACCAACCTTTTTGATGGCGCAGGTCGAGGTTGTTGCGACCTACGAGCTCTATAACATCAATCAGACGCGTCTCGAAAACTTGATCCACCGCATCTTCGGGAATGCGCAGCTCGACATTCAGATCCCCGATCGATTTGGCCGACTCACATCCCCGAGAGAATGGTTTCTTGTGCCGTTGTTTGTCATCGATGACGCCGTTGAGAAAATCAGGGACGGCACGATTACGAATTACGCATACGATCCAGAGAAAGCCGAACTGGTCGTACGGTAA
- a CDS encoding hemin-degrading factor, with the protein MTDTPTRPAAATPQTDAPEPGRWCLTATPPAEALRRLPHMGKVMGVLRHRGATHERIGTVTDVTVTSDQAILNGPVHTARIDLDAVADVTLDTATIMQGKVFPVLDFRDAAGEVVFSVVGMDGATPFVTAFAQEDRSPIAPRERRMPAMSATPETMEDDPGFALLDRLCAEGADLRIILHPRGRRQSWTGRIAEVRPAMGFANVMTEDFHLHLKAGAVHHWDETEAGFVALDKDGRETGLVIEQLTERPA; encoded by the coding sequence ATGACAGATACCCCCACCCGCCCCGCCGCCGCAACCCCGCAGACCGACGCCCCAGAACCCGGCCGCTGGTGTCTGACCGCCACCCCTCCGGCCGAGGCCCTGCGCCGCCTGCCCCACATGGGCAAGGTGATGGGTGTCCTGCGCCATCGCGGCGCCACCCATGAACGCATCGGCACCGTCACCGACGTCACCGTCACCTCCGACCAGGCCATACTGAACGGCCCGGTACATACCGCCCGCATCGACCTGGATGCAGTGGCCGACGTCACTCTGGACACTGCCACGATCATGCAAGGCAAGGTCTTTCCTGTCCTGGACTTCCGCGATGCGGCGGGAGAGGTCGTGTTCTCCGTCGTCGGGATGGACGGCGCCACCCCTTTCGTCACCGCTTTCGCACAGGAGGACCGCAGCCCCATCGCGCCGCGAGAACGCCGGATGCCCGCCATGTCCGCCACCCCTGAGACGATGGAGGACGATCCGGGCTTTGCCCTTCTGGACCGGCTGTGCGCCGAGGGGGCGGACCTGCGGATCATCCTGCATCCCAGAGGCCGCCGCCAAAGCTGGACCGGCCGCATCGCCGAGGTCCGCCCGGCCATGGGCTTTGCCAATGTCATGACCGAGGATTTCCACCTTCACCTGAAGGCCGGCGCTGTGCATCATTGGGATGAAACAGAGGCCGGATTCGTCGCGCTGGACAAGGACGGACGCGAAACCGGGCTGGTCATCGAACAGCTGACGGAGCGCCCCGCATGA
- a CDS encoding DEAD/DEAH box helicase, with product MTKPVSSVCVSYPANGSSTKSNELGMRTMQERAYEKRGEQYLLIKSPPASGKSRALMFIALDKLHNQGLKQAIIVVPEKSIGSSFADEPLSKFGFWADWTVAPRWNLCNSPGGDSGKVGAVGKFLEGADQILVCTHATFRFAVDKFGIEAFDNRLIAVDEFHHVSANPDNKLGAHLGTLIARDKSHVVAMTGSYFRGDTEAVLSPEDEALFETVTYTYYEQLSGYTYLKTLDIGYFFYSGSYADELLKVLDPNEKTILHIPNVNSRESTKDKHREVEHIIDALGDWQGTDPATGFQLVKRDDGKLLRIADLVDDDPAKRDKVSASLKEPSQKNNRDHVDIIIALGMAKEGFDWIWCEHALTVGYRSSLTEIVQIIGRATRDAKGKTHARFTNLIAEPDASEEAVREAVNDTLKAIAASLLMEQVLTPKFEFKPKAPANTPQDGFNYGEGDYDPKKCNVGFNEEQGTFQIEINGLTPPKSPEAHRICKNDLTEVITAFVQDKTSIERGLFDEEVVPEELTQVRMGKIVRDRYPELDEADQEAVRQHAIAAMNFTQQAKKSLVGDGSETAVNTAFVDGVRQFALSVRDLDIDLIDRINPFSEAYAILAKTMSEQSLKDVAAVIEAKKIQLSPEEARDLAKRAVKFKQERGRLPSLTSADAWEKRMAEGVAYLTRMKQEAING from the coding sequence ATGACCAAACCCGTTTCCTCTGTCTGTGTTTCCTACCCGGCCAACGGCAGCTCCACCAAGTCCAACGAGCTCGGGATGCGCACCATGCAGGAGCGCGCATATGAAAAGCGGGGTGAGCAATACCTGCTAATCAAGTCGCCGCCCGCCTCGGGGAAAAGCCGGGCGCTGATGTTCATCGCGCTCGACAAGCTGCATAATCAGGGTCTGAAGCAAGCCATCATCGTGGTGCCGGAGAAATCGATCGGATCAAGCTTCGCCGATGAACCGCTATCGAAGTTCGGCTTCTGGGCTGACTGGACGGTCGCGCCGCGCTGGAACCTCTGCAATTCGCCGGGGGGAGACAGCGGCAAGGTCGGTGCGGTTGGCAAGTTCCTGGAAGGAGCCGACCAGATCCTCGTCTGCACCCATGCGACCTTCCGCTTCGCCGTCGACAAGTTCGGGATCGAAGCGTTCGATAATCGGCTGATTGCGGTGGACGAGTTCCACCATGTCTCGGCTAACCCCGACAACAAGCTGGGCGCGCATCTGGGCACCCTGATCGCCCGCGACAAGTCGCATGTGGTCGCCATGACCGGATCGTATTTCCGTGGCGACACCGAGGCCGTTCTGTCGCCCGAGGACGAGGCGCTGTTCGAGACTGTTACTTATACCTATTACGAGCAGCTCAGCGGGTACACATACCTGAAGACGCTCGACATCGGGTATTTCTTCTACAGCGGTTCCTATGCCGACGAACTGCTTAAGGTGCTGGACCCGAACGAGAAGACGATCCTGCACATCCCGAACGTCAATTCGCGCGAAAGCACGAAGGACAAGCATCGGGAGGTTGAGCACATCATCGACGCCTTGGGCGATTGGCAGGGCACTGACCCGGCCACCGGCTTTCAGCTGGTGAAGCGCGACGATGGCAAACTGCTGCGGATTGCCGACCTTGTGGACGATGATCCGGCCAAGCGAGACAAAGTTTCCGCATCGCTCAAAGAGCCGAGCCAGAAGAACAACCGCGATCATGTGGACATCATCATCGCGCTTGGAATGGCGAAGGAAGGCTTTGACTGGATCTGGTGTGAACACGCGCTGACCGTAGGCTACCGGTCGAGCCTGACGGAAATCGTGCAGATCATTGGACGGGCCACGCGGGACGCCAAGGGCAAGACGCACGCGCGTTTCACCAACTTGATTGCGGAACCTGATGCTTCGGAAGAGGCCGTGCGTGAGGCTGTGAATGACACGCTGAAGGCCATTGCAGCCAGTTTGTTGATGGAACAGGTTCTGACGCCGAAGTTCGAGTTCAAGCCCAAAGCGCCCGCCAATACTCCGCAGGACGGCTTCAACTATGGCGAAGGTGACTACGATCCTAAGAAATGCAATGTCGGCTTCAACGAGGAGCAGGGAACGTTTCAGATCGAGATAAATGGCCTGACACCGCCGAAAAGCCCGGAGGCGCACCGAATTTGCAAGAATGATCTGACCGAGGTGATCACCGCATTCGTACAGGACAAGACATCGATCGAACGCGGTCTGTTCGATGAAGAGGTTGTGCCTGAAGAGCTGACGCAGGTGCGGATGGGCAAAATTGTACGCGATAGATATCCAGAACTGGATGAGGCGGACCAAGAGGCTGTACGCCAACACGCAATTGCCGCGATGAATTTCACCCAACAGGCTAAAAAGTCTCTGGTCGGTGATGGTAGCGAAACGGCCGTGAATACTGCATTCGTTGATGGCGTCCGCCAATTCGCGTTGAGTGTCAGGGATCTGGACATTGATCTGATCGACCGGATCAACCCGTTCAGCGAAGCCTACGCTATCCTTGCTAAAACCATGAGTGAGCAGAGCCTGAAGGATGTTGCGGCGGTGATTGAGGCTAAGAAAATCCAGCTTTCACCCGAAGAAGCCCGCGACCTGGCGAAACGCGCTGTGAAATTCAAGCAAGAGCGCGGACGTCTGCCGTCTTTGACATCCGCCGATGCTTGGGAGAAACGAATGGCAGAAGGCGTGGCCTACTTAACGCGAATGAAGCAGGAAGCGATAAATGGGTAA